The uncultured Desulfobulbus sp. genome window below encodes:
- a CDS encoding NADH-quinone oxidoreductase subunit M, whose protein sequence is MDLLVIKEGFPLLSFLIFFPLAGSLVLLFFHGEEFARRWALAITSLTALFSIPLLTGFDAASTKYQFAEAYKWIPQFHINYIVGMDGISILLVLLTTFIMPFCVLASWKYIQKRVVQFMFCLLVMETSMIGVFVALDFILFYVFWEFMLVPMYLLIAIWGGPRKAYASIKFFLYTLAGSVLLLVAIIALYLKSGSFFIPEMMWQPYSMTFQVLVFLAFFLAFAIKVPMFPFHTWLPAAHVEAPTAGSVILASILLKMGTYGLLRFCLPITPDATVLLAQPILWLSIAGIIYGGFTALAQHDMKKLIAYSSVGHMGFVTLGIFVLNTRGVEGAILQMINHGVTTGGLFLCVGMIYERTHSRELSLASGVGKYMPWFVTFLAFFSLSSFGFPGTNSFVGEFLVLAGTFEHNIFLALAAIPGAVLAAAYMLRMLQKIVWGGTNNPDQSYLKDLGIREIVVLTPFLLFVFWIGLGPQPFIDLMHGSVTHLLDQFQSWQQHTQVTSLLLK, encoded by the coding sequence ATGGATCTGTTAGTGATTAAAGAGGGTTTTCCCCTCCTCAGTTTTCTTATCTTTTTTCCCTTGGCGGGATCGCTGGTGCTGTTGTTCTTCCATGGTGAAGAGTTTGCCCGCAGATGGGCACTTGCCATTACCAGTCTGACCGCCCTGTTTTCCATTCCGCTGTTGACCGGGTTTGATGCAGCCTCGACCAAGTACCAGTTTGCCGAGGCCTACAAATGGATTCCCCAGTTCCACATCAACTACATCGTTGGTATGGATGGTATCTCCATTCTGCTGGTCCTGCTTACCACCTTCATCATGCCCTTTTGCGTGCTGGCGAGCTGGAAGTATATCCAGAAGCGGGTTGTCCAGTTCATGTTTTGCCTGCTGGTGATGGAGACCTCGATGATCGGCGTATTTGTCGCCCTTGATTTCATCCTGTTCTATGTCTTCTGGGAGTTCATGCTCGTCCCCATGTATCTGTTGATCGCGATCTGGGGTGGTCCTCGCAAGGCCTATGCATCGATCAAATTCTTTCTCTACACCCTGGCAGGTTCGGTTCTGCTGCTGGTGGCGATTATTGCCCTCTATCTCAAATCCGGTTCTTTCTTTATACCGGAGATGATGTGGCAGCCGTACTCAATGACCTTTCAGGTGCTGGTGTTCCTGGCCTTCTTTCTGGCCTTTGCGATCAAGGTACCGATGTTTCCCTTCCACACCTGGTTGCCTGCAGCGCATGTTGAGGCCCCGACCGCTGGTTCGGTTATCCTGGCATCCATCCTCCTGAAGATGGGTACCTATGGTCTGCTGCGTTTCTGTTTGCCCATCACACCCGATGCCACCGTGCTTCTGGCTCAGCCCATTTTGTGGCTGTCCATCGCCGGTATCATCTACGGTGGGTTCACTGCGCTTGCCCAGCACGATATGAAAAAGCTGATCGCTTATTCCTCGGTTGGCCATATGGGCTTTGTTACCCTGGGTATTTTTGTGCTCAATACCCGCGGCGTAGAGGGGGCTATCCTCCAGATGATTAACCACGGTGTGACCACCGGTGGTCTCTTCCTCTGTGTGGGGATGATTTATGAGCGGACCCATAGCCGTGAGTTATCACTGGCTTCTGGCGTTGGCAAGTACATGCCCTGGTTTGTGACTTTTCTCGCCTTTTTCTCGCTCTCTTCTTTCGGGTTTCCCGGCACCAACTCCTTTGTCGGCGAGTTCCTGGTGTTGGCTGGTACCTTTGAACATAATATTTTTCTGGCACTGGCAGCTATTCCCGGTGCCGTGCTGGCAGCAGCCTACATGCTGCGCATGCTGCAGAAAATCGTCTGGGGTGGCACCAACAACCCTGACCAGTCCTACCTCAAAGATCTGGGGATTCGGGAGATTGTTGTCCTCACCCCCTTTCTCCTCTTTGTCTTCTGGATTGGTCTTGGGCCGCAGCCCTTTATTGATCTGATGCATGGATCGGTGACCCATTTACTGGATCAGTTCCAGAGCTGGCAGCAGCATACCCAGGTAACGTCGCTCCTGCTTAAATAA